One part of the Oceanihabitans sp. IOP_32 genome encodes these proteins:
- a CDS encoding thiol-disulfide oxidoreductase DCC family protein: protein MEYIPKNKKLILFDGVCNLCNHSVQFIITHDKNNVFMFAPLQGTTGAALVKTLNIDTKKLDSILLYTPKKGVKSKSTAALKIASKLRFPINVLYIFIIVPPFIRNWIYNIIAKNRYRWFGKKETCMIPTAELENKFLP, encoded by the coding sequence ATGGAATATATTCCAAAAAACAAAAAACTAATTCTTTTTGATGGTGTTTGTAATCTTTGCAACCACAGCGTGCAATTTATAATAACTCACGATAAAAACAATGTGTTTATGTTTGCACCTTTACAAGGCACTACAGGAGCGGCACTTGTTAAAACCCTTAATATTGACACCAAAAAATTAGACTCCATACTACTTTACACCCCTAAAAAGGGGGTGAAAAGCAAAAGCACAGCAGCCTTAAAAATAGCTTCTAAACTGCGGTTTCCTATTAATGTATTATATATTTTTATTATCGTACCGCCATTTATTCGCAATTGGATTTACAATATTATTGCCAAGAACCGCTACAGATGGTTTGGTAAGAAAGAGACTTGTATGATTCCAACTGCCGAGTTAGAAAATAAGTTTTTGCCTTAG
- a CDS encoding thiol-activated cytolysin family protein: protein MKTQLLPVKNIIYTAFFIITLFSCAGCSKESVDAGKVSDETLQTINDLLEDLSDFVQPEVSGKELLKESDPEREGQTDECVVKTYKMAPGFSEMILLDPTSDVIYPGAMLKGESIPTGEYIGITGGRAPITLSVSLENLNGKPSAYVENPNINTVREGVKDMLQQGVTGSTAAKVNFTTEEVYSEEHLNIALGASYTKGRNSVSGSFNFSSSEKKYKYVIKYLQVYYTIDLTIEESENPAKLFTGLPNLNAISPVIVSSVKYGRMLLYTVETNSKFSDTQAAFSAAFNGGEVNGEGEHKSFWESSTVKALVVGGSSGDAAQVVSGPEGVYTYITEGGEYSANSPGAPLGYTLRYIKKGFPVANVVLSSEYNIRTCYQAYQKFGIQLHGLNMVKNNGGSIRLHGNMKAKIYQGGSVKGSVSYTRTRNNYIIPDEGKFWPIPTIETREIELYKPDLENDYIFLSAEFTEDDTIGDNDYLGKKEEKILLKNVQDDKEPYIRLLLTEDADIDMRTYFYAWRIY, encoded by the coding sequence ATGAAAACACAATTATTACCAGTTAAAAACATTATTTATACAGCATTTTTCATCATTACGCTTTTTTCCTGCGCTGGGTGTAGTAAGGAAAGTGTTGATGCCGGAAAGGTCTCAGATGAAACATTGCAAACAATAAATGATTTATTGGAAGATCTATCAGACTTTGTTCAGCCAGAAGTTTCAGGTAAAGAACTACTAAAAGAAAGTGACCCAGAACGTGAAGGGCAAACCGATGAGTGTGTTGTAAAAACATATAAAATGGCACCTGGTTTTAGCGAAATGATTTTATTGGATCCTACCAGCGATGTTATCTACCCTGGGGCCATGTTAAAAGGGGAATCCATTCCTACAGGAGAATACATCGGAATTACAGGCGGTAGAGCACCAATAACATTATCAGTTTCATTGGAAAATTTAAACGGTAAACCATCTGCCTATGTTGAAAACCCAAATATTAATACCGTTAGAGAAGGCGTAAAAGATATGTTGCAGCAAGGAGTAACGGGATCTACAGCTGCAAAGGTTAATTTTACCACAGAAGAAGTTTACTCAGAAGAGCACTTAAATATCGCTTTGGGGGCAAGCTATACCAAAGGGAGAAACAGTGTTTCAGGGTCGTTTAATTTCAGCAGTTCAGAAAAGAAATATAAATATGTTATCAAGTATTTACAGGTGTATTACACTATTGATTTAACAATTGAAGAGAGTGAAAACCCTGCAAAACTGTTTACAGGCCTGCCAAATTTAAACGCTATAAGTCCTGTAATTGTATCATCGGTAAAATACGGAAGAATGCTATTGTACACCGTAGAAACAAATTCTAAGTTTAGCGATACGCAAGCGGCTTTTAGTGCGGCGTTTAATGGCGGAGAAGTAAACGGAGAAGGCGAGCATAAAAGTTTTTGGGAAAGTTCCACAGTTAAGGCTTTGGTAGTTGGTGGTTCGTCGGGAGATGCCGCTCAGGTAGTTAGCGGTCCTGAAGGCGTTTATACGTACATCACAGAAGGCGGGGAGTATTCTGCAAATTCACCAGGCGCGCCATTAGGCTACACCTTAAGGTATATTAAAAAAGGATTTCCTGTTGCTAACGTTGTTTTGTCTAGCGAGTATAATATTAGAACGTGCTATCAGGCCTACCAGAAATTCGGTATTCAGCTTCACGGATTAAATATGGTAAAAAATAACGGCGGTAGCATACGTTTACATGGTAATATGAAAGCAAAAATTTATCAAGGCGGTAGTGTTAAGGGGTCAGTCTCTTACACACGTACCAGAAACAATTATATTATACCAGACGAAGGCAAATTTTGGCCAATACCAACCATTGAAACTAGAGAAATAGAATTGTATAAGCCCGATTTAGAGAACGATTATATATTCTTATCTGCAGAGTTTACTGAAGATGATACCATTGGTGACAATGACTATTTAGGAAAAAAAGAAGAGAAAATTTTACTGAAAAATGTACAAGATGATAAAGAACCTTATATAAGATTGCTTTTAACTGAAGATGCTGATATTGATATGCGTACCTATTTTTACGCATGGCGCATTTATTAA
- a CDS encoding endonuclease MutS2 produces MIHIHEKTLQDLEFSTVLQQVSEHCVTPLGHEKALQITPFKHKEDLEIALLLTNEYLSSFYNENRIPNHGFDSISKELKLLGIENTYLEVHSLKKLVSISLTTNEIVSYLKKFEEYYPNLNTHASHIEVTKVIIEKVDAIADRFGDIKDNASALLFELRQSINRIKGKINASFSSALNMYHNLDYLDDIRESVVDNKRVLAVKAMYRRKVKGAIMGGSKTGSIVYIEPETTLQYSRELNNLEYEEHEEVIRILKEVTNYMRPFLPLLEAYQSFLIDIDVISAKAKYAKSMDAILPEISKERSMYLRDAYHPLLYLNNLEKKEKTFPQTITLKKDSRIIVISGPNAGGKSITLKTVGLLQVMLQSGLLIPVHERSHVCLFERILSDIGDNQSIENHLSTYSYRLKQMNYFLKKCNKNTLFLIDEFGTGSDPELGGALAETFLEEFYHREAFGIITTHYSNLKILANELPHMLNANMLFDERTLEPLFKLVIGQAGSSFTFEVAQKNGIPYSLINRAKKKIERSKVRFDATIAKLQKERSKLEKTGQSLKLNEKKKIEEADKLEEINAKIQKKLENYQELYDSNQRLIYLGQKVNDIAESYFENKKKKVLMDELFKLVQIENSKRQKVSAKQKKAQKAKEKQVKQEAEKKVEVIRKKKKIAKQQAIEQPKPKAVLKVGDRVRLQDGRAVGSIDKIEKNKAVVNYGMFTTNVSLNQLELVEAEKK; encoded by the coding sequence ATGATACACATTCACGAAAAAACATTACAAGATTTAGAGTTTTCGACGGTTTTACAACAAGTTAGCGAACATTGTGTAACACCTTTAGGGCACGAGAAAGCGCTTCAAATTACACCCTTTAAACATAAAGAGGACCTAGAAATAGCTTTACTATTAACCAACGAGTATTTATCGTCTTTTTATAATGAGAATCGTATTCCAAATCATGGTTTTGATAGCATTTCAAAAGAACTAAAACTATTAGGTATAGAAAATACCTATCTAGAAGTACATAGTTTAAAAAAACTCGTATCCATTTCGTTAACAACTAATGAGATTGTTAGCTATTTAAAAAAGTTTGAAGAATACTACCCCAATTTAAACACACACGCCTCACACATTGAGGTTACCAAAGTTATTATTGAAAAAGTTGATGCTATTGCAGATCGTTTTGGCGATATAAAAGATAATGCCTCTGCTCTACTTTTTGAATTACGTCAATCTATAAACCGTATAAAAGGTAAAATAAACGCTAGTTTTTCCAGTGCATTAAACATGTATCATAATCTGGATTATTTAGACGATATTAGAGAATCTGTGGTAGATAACAAACGTGTACTCGCCGTAAAAGCCATGTATCGCCGTAAAGTAAAAGGCGCCATAATGGGCGGCAGCAAAACGGGCAGTATTGTTTATATAGAGCCAGAAACCACCTTGCAATACTCGCGTGAGCTTAACAACCTAGAATATGAAGAGCATGAAGAGGTGATTCGTATTTTAAAGGAAGTTACCAATTATATGCGTCCGTTTTTACCTTTATTAGAAGCTTATCAAAGCTTTTTAATCGATATCGATGTGATTTCCGCGAAAGCGAAATACGCCAAATCTATGGATGCTATTCTTCCTGAAATTTCAAAAGAACGTAGCATGTACTTGCGCGATGCCTACCACCCGCTACTCTATTTAAATAATTTAGAGAAAAAAGAAAAAACATTTCCGCAAACCATTACCCTTAAAAAAGACAGTAGGATTATAGTAATCTCTGGTCCAAATGCAGGTGGTAAAAGCATCACGCTTAAAACGGTGGGCTTATTGCAAGTGATGCTACAAAGCGGCTTATTAATTCCGGTACACGAGCGCAGTCATGTGTGTTTGTTCGAAAGGATATTAAGTGATATTGGCGATAATCAATCTATTGAAAACCATTTAAGCACTTATAGTTATCGCTTAAAACAAATGAATTATTTTTTAAAGAAGTGTAACAAAAATACACTGTTTTTAATTGATGAATTTGGTACAGGAAGTGATCCCGAACTGGGTGGTGCCTTGGCTGAAACATTTTTAGAAGAATTTTATCATCGTGAAGCTTTTGGAATCATCACAACTCACTATTCCAACTTAAAAATATTAGCAAATGAGTTGCCGCATATGCTAAACGCCAATATGCTTTTTGATGAACGCACTTTAGAACCCCTTTTTAAACTTGTAATTGGTCAAGCTGGCAGTAGTTTTACCTTTGAGGTGGCTCAGAAAAACGGCATTCCCTATAGTTTAATTAATCGGGCTAAAAAGAAGATTGAGCGCAGTAAAGTACGTTTTGATGCGACTATAGCAAAACTCCAAAAAGAACGCTCTAAACTTGAGAAAACTGGCCAATCTTTAAAATTAAATGAAAAGAAAAAAATTGAAGAAGCCGATAAATTAGAAGAAATCAACGCTAAAATTCAAAAAAAACTAGAAAACTATCAAGAATTATACGATAGCAATCAACGCCTTATTTACTTAGGCCAAAAAGTTAACGACATTGCCGAAAGTTACTTTGAAAATAAAAAGAAAAAAGTTTTAATGGACGAGCTTTTTAAGTTGGTTCAAATTGAAAATTCTAAACGACAAAAAGTTTCTGCAAAGCAAAAAAAGGCGCAAAAAGCAAAAGAAAAACAAGTAAAACAAGAAGCCGAAAAGAAGGTTGAAGTCATAAGAAAAAAGAAAAAAATAGCAAAACAACAAGCTATTGAACAACCTAAGCCAAAAGCTGTTTTAAAAGTAGGCGACCGCGTTAGACTGCAAGATGGACGTGCCGTTGGGAGTATTGATAAAATTGAAAAGAATAAGGCCGTTGTTAATTATGGTATGTTTACCACCAATGTGAGCTTGAACCAGTTGGAATTGGTAGAGGCGGAAAAAAAATAG
- a CDS encoding DUF559 domain-containing protein, translating into MSVNLQTPIDYLKGVGPNRADLLRKELGIHTYQDLINLFPNRYIDRTKYYNVNDLQRSNTDVQVIGKITGLKEVAQKRGKRLVATFQDDTGTMELVWFRGQKWIREHLILNKPYVAFGKANWFSGKFNMAHPDLELLEDHEKNMRSGMQAIYPSTEKLSNRGISNRLMGNIMQQLFIETKGRFTETLSDNLRSELKLISKKDALFNIHFPKNQELLSKAQYRLKFEELFYIQLQLILKNLINKSKIKGFLFDKVGDYFNTFYSSHLPFELTNAQKRVLKEIRADLGSNAQMNRLLQGDVGSGKTIVAFMSMLMALDNGFQACLMAPTEILSVQHYNGLSELCKNLNISIKLLTGSSKTSERKKIHEALENGDLQILIGTHALLEDKVKFKNLGLAIIDEQHRFGVAQRSKLWKKGSPHQSLQKEETQSVRKKYMTARPSTYNLIKELQKENKKHSTEAEGVLWESLRDKKLDSKFRRQHIIDEFIVDFVSLEKNLIIEIDGGCHHTIEQKEADDLRTKILNEIGFKVIRFTNEQVLGDIDHVLQYIENRLKSLPSREVGRAASLIPPHVLVMTATPIPRTLAMSVYGDLDISIIDELPPGRKSIKTVHRYDSNRLNVFRFIRDEIEKGRQIYIVYPLIQESAAMDYKDLMDGYESISRDFPMPKYQISIVHGKMKPADKEFEMQRFIKGETQIMVATTVIEVGVNVPNASVMIIESAERFGLSQLHQLRGRVGRGAEQSYCILMTSHKLSNQSKTRLETMVKTNDGFEIAEVDLRLRGPGDIMGTQQSGVLNLKIADIVKDNDILQSARYYAKKILKNDPALSKPENSVILNTYKQLAKYKNIWNYIS; encoded by the coding sequence ATGAGTGTTAATCTTCAAACCCCTATCGATTATTTAAAAGGCGTTGGCCCCAATCGTGCCGATTTACTGCGTAAGGAATTGGGTATTCACACCTACCAAGATTTAATAAATTTATTTCCAAACAGATATATAGACCGAACAAAGTATTATAATGTTAACGATTTGCAGCGCAGTAATACCGATGTGCAAGTTATTGGCAAAATAACTGGCCTTAAAGAAGTGGCTCAAAAACGCGGAAAACGATTAGTAGCCACTTTTCAAGACGACACTGGCACTATGGAATTGGTTTGGTTTAGGGGTCAAAAATGGATTCGAGAGCATTTAATCTTAAACAAACCCTATGTCGCTTTTGGCAAAGCCAATTGGTTTAGCGGTAAATTTAATATGGCACACCCAGATTTGGAGCTTTTAGAAGACCATGAAAAGAACATGCGCTCTGGCATGCAGGCCATTTATCCTTCTACCGAAAAATTATCGAATAGAGGCATTAGTAATCGTTTGATGGGGAACATCATGCAGCAGTTATTTATAGAAACTAAAGGTCGTTTTACTGAAACGTTATCTGATAATTTACGCTCAGAATTAAAATTAATTTCTAAAAAAGACGCTCTTTTTAATATCCATTTTCCAAAGAATCAGGAGCTACTTTCTAAGGCGCAATACCGTTTAAAATTTGAAGAATTATTTTATATTCAACTGCAATTAATTTTAAAAAATCTCATTAATAAATCGAAAATAAAAGGCTTTCTTTTTGATAAAGTTGGCGACTATTTCAATACCTTTTATTCAAGCCATTTACCCTTTGAATTAACTAATGCGCAGAAACGTGTTTTAAAAGAAATTCGTGCCGATTTAGGGAGTAATGCACAAATGAATCGACTTTTGCAGGGTGATGTGGGTTCTGGAAAAACAATTGTGGCGTTCATGTCAATGTTAATGGCACTTGACAACGGTTTTCAAGCCTGTTTAATGGCGCCGACTGAAATTTTGTCAGTCCAACACTATAACGGATTATCTGAACTCTGTAAAAACCTCAATATCAGTATAAAACTACTCACTGGCTCAAGTAAAACTTCAGAACGAAAAAAAATTCATGAAGCTTTAGAAAATGGCGATTTACAAATACTTATTGGCACGCATGCCCTACTAGAAGACAAGGTGAAATTTAAGAATTTAGGACTCGCCATTATCGATGAACAACACCGATTTGGAGTTGCACAACGCAGTAAATTATGGAAGAAAGGAAGTCCTCATCAATCCCTCCAAAAGGAGGAGACCCAATCTGTTCGAAAAAAATATATGACGGCTCGACCATCTACCTATAATTTGATAAAAGAGTTGCAAAAAGAAAACAAAAAACATAGCACAGAAGCTGAAGGTGTTTTATGGGAATCTTTGAGGGATAAAAAATTAGATTCTAAATTTAGAAGGCAACATATTATTGATGAATTTATAGTGGATTTTGTGTCACTAGAAAAAAACTTGATAATTGAAATTGATGGTGGCTGCCACCATACGATCGAGCAAAAAGAGGCTGACGATTTACGAACAAAAATTCTAAATGAAATAGGTTTTAAAGTTATTAGATTCACTAACGAGCAAGTTCTTGGTGATATTGATCATGTTTTACAATATATAGAAAACCGCTTAAAAAGCCTCCCTTCTAGAGAGGTTGGCAGGGCTGCTTCTCTTATCCCTCCTCATGTTTTAGTCATGACCGCTACGCCAATTCCTCGAACCTTAGCCATGTCGGTTTACGGTGATTTAGACATCTCTATTATTGATGAATTACCACCTGGCAGAAAGTCGATAAAAACCGTGCATCGATACGATAGTAATCGCTTGAATGTGTTTCGTTTTATTCGAGATGAGATTGAAAAAGGCCGACAAATTTATATTGTGTATCCGTTAATTCAAGAAAGTGCTGCCATGGATTATAAAGATTTAATGGATGGCTACGAAAGTATTTCTAGAGATTTCCCGATGCCAAAATATCAAATATCTATTGTGCATGGTAAAATGAAACCCGCCGATAAAGAATTCGAAATGCAGCGTTTTATTAAAGGTGAAACTCAAATTATGGTGGCCACAACCGTGATTGAAGTTGGGGTTAATGTGCCCAATGCCTCGGTTATGATTATTGAAAGTGCCGAGCGTTTTGGCTTATCGCAACTCCATCAATTACGTGGTCGTGTGGGCCGTGGTGCAGAACAAAGCTATTGTATTTTAATGACCAGCCACAAACTAAGCAACCAAAGTAAAACACGCTTAGAAACCATGGTTAAAACCAACGACGGCTTTGAAATTGCCGAAGTGGATTTACGCCTACGTGGTCCTGGCGATATCATGGGAACACAGCAAAGCGGGGTGTTAAACTTAAAAATAGCCGATATTGTTAAGGATAATGACATCTTGCAAAGTGCGAGGTATTACGCTAAAAAAATTCTTAAAAATGACCCTGCACTTTCTAAACCAGAAAATAGCGTCATTCTTAACACCTACAAACAATTAGCTAAGTACAAAAACATTTGGAATTATATTAGTTAG
- the lysA gene encoding diaminopimelate decarboxylase gives MTNTQLLNIAKEYGSPVYVYDAEKITEQYKRLTNAFKGVKTVKLNYAVKALSNISILKLFKTLGSGIDTVSIQEVKLGLAAGFLPEEIIFTPNGVSLLEIEEAAKLGVQINIDNLAILEQFGTKHPKIPVCIRINPHVMAGGNSNISVGHIDSKFGISIHQIPHLLRIVENTGMTINGIHMHTGSDILDIDVFLYASEILFDTASHFKNLDFIDFGSGFKVPYKVGDIETNIEELGEKLSSKFNSFCKAYGKELTLVFEPGKFLVSESGKFLTTVNAVKQTTSTVFAQVNSGFNHLIRPMFYGAHHDIVNISNPEGRERFYTVVGYICETDTFGNNRRINEIREGDILCFNNAGAYCFSMASNYNSRYRPAEVLWYNNKAHLIRKRETFEDIINNQIEVDFTETKKETQLVK, from the coding sequence ATGACCAATACCCAGTTACTAAACATAGCAAAAGAATACGGTAGCCCTGTTTACGTTTATGATGCTGAAAAAATTACAGAGCAATACAAGCGTTTAACCAATGCGTTTAAAGGTGTAAAAACCGTAAAGTTAAATTATGCTGTAAAAGCTTTATCCAACATATCGATATTAAAACTGTTTAAAACTTTAGGTTCTGGTATTGATACCGTGTCTATTCAAGAGGTTAAACTAGGACTCGCTGCTGGTTTTTTACCAGAAGAAATTATTTTTACACCTAATGGTGTTTCACTTCTAGAGATTGAAGAAGCTGCTAAATTAGGGGTCCAAATAAACATTGATAATCTTGCAATTTTAGAGCAATTTGGAACAAAACATCCTAAAATTCCGGTTTGTATTCGTATAAATCCGCATGTTATGGCTGGTGGTAACAGTAACATTTCTGTGGGGCATATCGATTCTAAGTTTGGCATTTCAATACACCAAATTCCGCATTTGTTGCGTATTGTAGAAAATACGGGCATGACTATTAACGGCATTCATATGCACACGGGTAGTGATATTTTAGATATAGACGTGTTTTTATACGCTAGTGAGATTCTTTTTGATACAGCTAGTCATTTTAAAAATTTAGATTTTATAGACTTTGGTTCTGGTTTTAAAGTGCCTTACAAGGTTGGAGATATTGAAACTAATATTGAAGAATTGGGAGAGAAATTATCTTCTAAATTTAATTCGTTTTGTAAAGCTTATGGGAAAGAATTAACCCTAGTATTCGAGCCTGGTAAATTTTTAGTAAGCGAATCTGGCAAATTTTTAACCACGGTAAACGCAGTAAAGCAAACCACATCTACGGTTTTTGCTCAAGTAAATTCTGGGTTTAATCATTTAATTCGACCTATGTTTTATGGCGCGCATCACGATATTGTAAACATCTCAAATCCAGAGGGTCGCGAGCGTTTTTATACGGTTGTAGGCTATATTTGTGAAACAGATACTTTTGGAAACAATAGACGTATTAACGAAATAAGAGAAGGCGACATTCTATGTTTTAATAATGCTGGAGCTTACTGTTTCTCTATGGCTAGTAATTATAATTCACGCTATAGACCTGCAGAAGTTTTATGGTATAATAACAAGGCACATTTAATACGAAAAAGAGAAACTTTTGAAGATATCATCAATAATCAAATTGAAGTTGATTTTACTGAAACAAAAAAAGAAACCCAACTTGTAAAATAG
- a CDS encoding tetratricopeptide repeat protein, which translates to MYFRIIFFLLLTVQTNLVAQNTKLVDSLKKALKLKKEDDSLKIRILTRLHEKLMFSNPEEARGYALQELEISKRINYEYGIGLGHLHLGDYHFNKSSIDSAKYHYHIAKSYFKKTKKIRGLIFVDYTLAEIFKEEGDYDTALKIFHESINIIEHNVKPPYYRQKFLAGSFLAIGACNLDIGKLHLALSNSLKALDLYEKIDHKTRKADALKQVGDIEKELGHLKLALNYYEQALKIYKDFEDIIYITSTNNAIGKVYKLLGDFNKAEKHQLEAISLARQNDVRSSLSSALNDLGDIYITREKYDLARKAFDESRKVSEKENIILNIIDAYKGLSTTDYFEKKHKQALKKIEHAIALAKASNTMLALQNLYSFRATILESLNRNKEAIFYLKEAQKVNDSILSIKKTQQIEELKTIYESEKKEAEITFQKKEIETLSTQAKNDKLTKTLYSIGMFSFIAIAGLIYFSFKQRIKKNKIAREKQEEILKQELAFKKKELASQTLHLVQKNTFINELKENLERIKQSPQLFKIEFRRLVMLLRKESAEDKNWEVFKSYFSEVHNNFDIKLKEVYADITEKEIRLASFLRMHLSTKEIASMLNVLPESVSKSKYRLKKKLNLDKETDLNTFLSNL; encoded by the coding sequence ATGTATTTTCGTATAATATTCTTTCTCTTATTAACAGTTCAAACCAATCTTGTAGCACAAAACACCAAACTTGTTGATAGTTTAAAAAAAGCGCTTAAACTGAAAAAAGAAGACGATTCTTTAAAAATTAGGATACTCACAAGACTGCATGAAAAACTTATGTTTTCTAATCCAGAAGAAGCAAGAGGCTATGCGTTACAAGAATTAGAAATTTCAAAAAGAATAAATTATGAATATGGTATAGGCCTTGGGCATTTGCATTTAGGAGATTATCATTTCAACAAATCTAGTATTGACTCTGCAAAATATCACTATCACATAGCAAAATCTTATTTTAAAAAAACAAAAAAAATCAGAGGATTAATTTTTGTGGATTATACTTTAGCGGAAATTTTTAAAGAAGAAGGCGATTACGATACCGCTTTGAAGATATTCCATGAAAGCATAAACATAATAGAACATAACGTTAAACCTCCCTATTACAGACAAAAATTTTTAGCAGGTTCTTTTTTAGCCATTGGTGCCTGTAATTTAGATATTGGTAAACTTCATTTAGCTTTATCAAATTCTTTAAAAGCACTTGATTTATACGAAAAAATAGACCATAAAACGCGAAAAGCTGATGCCTTAAAACAAGTTGGAGATATTGAAAAAGAACTAGGGCATTTAAAATTAGCTTTAAACTACTACGAACAAGCATTAAAAATATATAAAGATTTTGAGGATATTATTTATATAACATCAACAAATAATGCGATTGGCAAGGTTTATAAACTATTGGGAGATTTTAATAAAGCTGAAAAGCACCAATTAGAAGCCATAAGTTTGGCCAGGCAAAATGACGTCAGATCATCATTATCTAGTGCTTTAAATGATTTAGGCGACATTTATATAACTAGAGAAAAATATGATTTAGCTCGAAAAGCATTTGATGAATCCAGGAAAGTGTCAGAAAAAGAAAATATAATACTAAATATTATTGATGCTTATAAGGGGTTATCAACAACAGATTATTTCGAAAAAAAACACAAACAAGCACTAAAAAAAATAGAACACGCTATTGCTTTGGCGAAAGCATCCAATACCATGCTCGCACTTCAAAACCTTTATAGTTTTCGTGCTACTATACTAGAATCATTAAATAGAAACAAGGAGGCTATATTTTATCTAAAAGAAGCACAAAAAGTAAATGATAGTATATTATCAATTAAAAAAACGCAGCAAATAGAAGAGCTGAAAACCATTTACGAATCTGAAAAAAAGGAAGCAGAAATCACCTTTCAGAAAAAAGAAATTGAAACATTAAGCACCCAGGCCAAAAATGACAAACTCACAAAAACACTTTATAGCATTGGTATGTTTTCTTTTATTGCTATTGCGGGTCTAATATATTTTAGCTTTAAACAACGCATAAAAAAGAATAAAATAGCACGCGAAAAACAAGAGGAAATTTTAAAGCAAGAATTAGCATTTAAAAAGAAAGAATTAGCAAGTCAAACCCTGCATCTGGTCCAAAAAAACACCTTTATTAACGAGCTAAAAGAGAACCTTGAAAGAATAAAACAATCGCCACAACTTTTTAAAATAGAATTTAGACGATTAGTGATGCTGCTTAGAAAAGAAAGTGCCGAAGACAAAAATTGGGAAGTCTTTAAATCTTATTTCTCTGAGGTGCACAATAACTTCGATATTAAACTTAAAGAAGTTTATGCAGACATTACTGAAAAAGAAATTCGGTTAGCCTCCTTTTTACGTATGCATCTTTCCACTAAAGAAATCGCATCGATGCTTAATGTATTGCCAGAAAGTGTTTCAAAATCGAAATACCGACTAAAAAAGAAACTAAATTTAGACAAAGAAACCGATTTAAATACCTTTTTAAGTAATTTGTAA